In Ignavibacteriales bacterium, the following proteins share a genomic window:
- a CDS encoding glycosyltransferase family 4 protein, with protein sequence MNILLLNWQDIKNPAGGGAEVYLHQIFQRLAAQGHNITLLCTQFSDAQREEMIDGIHIVRRGNRNLFNYIVPIEYERRFRREHYDIVIDDINKIPFYTPMYVREPLLGMVMHLFDTSIFKEASIPAASYVYCAERLALSVYRNTPLVAISESTRTELLSHGCKQENIFLVPCAVNHTAYRQLPGVTRSKPIIGYVGRIKKYKSVDHLLRAFAIVLKVLPEAKLVIIGDGDGKPAFERLSHELQINHAATFTGFLPLEEKVRLLNQMQIVVNTSAKEGWGLTVTEANACGAPAVASDVPGLCDAVKDGETGLLYEYGNIEQLAEKILLLLRDENLRTRLTNGALEYAHSLTWDKSAEIMLDVIERVLQRHL encoded by the coding sequence ATGAACATACTTCTTCTGAATTGGCAGGACATTAAGAATCCGGCAGGCGGCGGTGCGGAGGTCTATCTTCACCAAATTTTCCAACGGCTTGCCGCTCAAGGGCATAACATCACGCTTCTGTGTACACAATTTTCAGATGCCCAAAGAGAAGAAATGATAGATGGTATTCACATAGTGCGCAGAGGAAATCGTAATTTATTTAATTATATCGTCCCGATTGAATACGAAAGGCGTTTCCGCCGCGAACACTATGACATTGTTATCGACGACATCAATAAAATTCCGTTCTATACGCCGATGTATGTGCGGGAACCGCTCCTGGGAATGGTGATGCACTTGTTTGATACGAGCATTTTTAAGGAAGCTTCCATTCCGGCCGCATCGTACGTCTACTGTGCAGAGCGGCTTGCCCTATCGGTCTATCGGAATACTCCGTTAGTTGCAATCTCCGAAAGTACACGCACGGAATTGCTTTCGCATGGATGCAAGCAGGAGAACATTTTTCTTGTTCCCTGCGCCGTCAATCATACGGCATATCGCCAGCTTCCTGGCGTAACAAGATCTAAACCGATCATCGGATATGTAGGAAGAATAAAAAAGTATAAAAGCGTCGATCACTTACTGCGCGCTTTTGCCATCGTTTTAAAAGTTTTACCGGAAGCAAAGCTTGTTATTATTGGCGACGGGGACGGCAAGCCGGCGTTTGAACGGCTCTCGCATGAACTTCAGATTAACCACGCCGCAACATTCACCGGATTTCTCCCGTTGGAAGAAAAAGTCCGGCTTCTTAACCAAATGCAAATAGTCGTTAATACCTCTGCAAAAGAAGGATGGGGTTTAACGGTAACGGAAGCAAACGCATGCGGTGCACCTGCGGTTGCGAGCGATGTCCCCGGATTGTGTGATGCTGTAAAAGATGGCGAAACCGGATTGCTTTATGAGTACGGAAATATCGAACAGCTTGCGGAAAAAATTCTGCTCCTTCTTCGCGACGAAAACCTCCGCACGCGTCTCACGAACGGCGCGTTGGAATACGCTCATTCTCTCACCTGGGATAAGTCGGCAGAAATTATGCTCGATGTAATTGAACGGGTGCTGCAGCGCCATTTGTAG
- a CDS encoding SDR family oxidoreductase: protein MNFGLNNKIAIVTAASQGLGKASAMALAQEGATVVIGSRRQKEIAEAAKEIHETTGATVVPMVVDVLKLEDIKRLIMETKQQFGTIHVLVNNAGGPPTGTISSLTDDDWHKGHELTLMSMVRLTREILPMMIQQKWGRIITITSIAAKQPINELLLSSAIRPGILGLTKVLANLHAKDNITINTVCPGNILTKRQEELSISRAKQKNITLDEYLKETASAIPAGRLGRPEEIGNTVAFLASEQASYINGVNLLVDGSAAKGIY from the coding sequence ATGAATTTCGGACTGAATAATAAAATAGCAATTGTGACGGCGGCAAGTCAGGGGCTTGGCAAAGCATCAGCAATGGCGCTTGCTCAGGAAGGAGCGACTGTTGTTATTGGCTCGCGCCGTCAGAAAGAAATTGCTGAAGCTGCAAAAGAAATTCATGAGACAACCGGCGCAACGGTTGTGCCCATGGTGGTTGATGTTTTGAAGTTGGAAGACATTAAACGATTAATAATGGAAACGAAACAGCAGTTCGGCACGATCCATGTTCTCGTCAATAATGCCGGCGGACCGCCGACCGGGACAATTTCATCGCTCACCGATGATGATTGGCACAAAGGTCATGAGTTGACATTGATGAGCATGGTACGATTGACGCGGGAAATTCTACCGATGATGATTCAACAGAAATGGGGAAGGATTATCACTATCACATCGATTGCAGCAAAACAACCGATCAATGAACTGCTTCTTTCTTCTGCGATTCGTCCGGGAATTCTTGGACTCACAAAAGTGCTGGCAAATCTTCATGCAAAAGACAACATCACAATCAATACAGTTTGCCCCGGAAACATTCTTACAAAGCGGCAGGAAGAACTCAGCATTTCTCGTGCAAAACAAAAGAATATCACATTAGATGAATATCTTAAAGAGACAGCGAGCGCAATTCCAGCTGGTCGCCTGGGAAGACCTGAAGAGATTGGCAATACAGTTGCGTTCCTCGCTTCCGAGCAGGCGAGCTACATCAATGGTGTGAATCTTTTGGTCGATGGCAGCGCGGCAAAAGGAATTTATTGA
- the hemW gene encoding radical SAM family heme chaperone HemW produces MASLYLHIPFCEHKCIYCDFYSIVPAESGEAHTSLVSRFLSALGTEIHLRAEDKRFHESVETIFFGGGTPSLLHPSDIEKILNLLSSRFLIQKNAEITLETNPGTVNKQKLKAFQSAGINRISMGIQSFYDDDLRFLTRIHTASEAKQCVIDAYAAGFKNVSFDLIFSLPHQSLQRWKSNLEQAMELQPTHISCYSLIVESGTPLFNMVQSKQVTLLDTDSDAELYEMTIDFLTSHGFEQYEVSNFAKPNFKCRHNINYWNHSNYLSFGPSAHSFWEHERWWNVSNIAAYIEQLSTRTLPLSGGEHLSESKLMEESIFLGLRSEGIDFKKFHRRFARDLQAENSSIISELIQQGRARMEDGLFRLTAKGYLVCDEICQSFSFLNPPETP; encoded by the coding sequence ATGGCTTCTCTTTATCTCCATATTCCATTCTGCGAACATAAATGTATCTACTGTGATTTCTATTCTATAGTTCCGGCAGAATCGGGGGAGGCGCACACTTCGCTTGTCAGCAGATTCCTTTCTGCCTTGGGAACGGAGATCCACCTGCGTGCAGAAGACAAGCGCTTCCACGAATCAGTCGAGACCATTTTCTTCGGAGGCGGGACACCGTCTCTCCTTCATCCATCTGACATAGAAAAGATTCTGAACCTTCTTTCATCGCGTTTCTTGATTCAAAAGAACGCGGAAATCACGTTAGAAACGAACCCAGGAACTGTCAATAAGCAAAAGCTCAAAGCGTTCCAATCCGCCGGTATTAACCGAATCAGCATGGGCATTCAATCATTTTATGATGATGACCTGAGATTTCTGACACGCATCCATACCGCGTCTGAAGCCAAACAATGCGTAATCGACGCGTACGCAGCAGGATTTAAGAATGTCAGCTTTGATCTCATTTTCTCTTTACCTCATCAATCTTTGCAGAGGTGGAAATCGAATCTGGAACAAGCAATGGAACTCCAACCAACTCACATTTCATGCTACAGTCTCATTGTTGAATCCGGAACACCGCTCTTCAATATGGTTCAATCGAAACAAGTGACACTGCTCGATACCGATAGTGACGCCGAATTATATGAAATGACAATTGATTTTCTCACCTCTCATGGTTTCGAGCAATATGAAGTATCAAATTTTGCAAAACCAAATTTCAAATGCCGGCACAACATCAACTATTGGAACCATTCAAATTATCTCAGCTTTGGTCCGTCGGCGCATTCATTTTGGGAACATGAGCGCTGGTGGAATGTTTCAAATATTGCCGCATACATCGAACAATTGAGCACACGCACATTACCATTATCGGGTGGCGAACATCTTTCTGAATCAAAATTGATGGAAGAGTCAATCTTTCTCGGTTTGCGGAGCGAAGGAATTGACTTCAAAAAATTTCACCGGCGTTTTGCACGCGACCTTCAAGCAGAAAATTCATCCATCATCTCTGAATTGATTCAGCAAGGACGAGCACGGATGGAAGACGGATTATTCCGGCTCACCGCAAAAGGGTATCTTGTGTGCGATGAAATTTGTCAGTCATTTTCATTCCTCAACCCGCCTGAAACTCCTTGA
- a CDS encoding NAD(P)H-dependent glycerol-3-phosphate dehydrogenase — MKITVLGAGSWGTTLALVLYDNHHDVNLWTFDTEQADLIREKHENLQFLPGVILPSEIKIVTDIEASCHERDMIVAAVPSQFLRSVLQRIAHLDLQHTIICNVAKGIENGSLMTMSEVLLDVLMHERRENIAILSGPSHAEEVSLKIPTMVVSASFKLKTAKSVQEAFVNDYFRVYVNEDIRGVELGGAIKNVIAIGAGLSDGAGFGDNTKAAIMTRGIYEITRLGAKMGAQPITFAGLSGMGDLIVTCMSRHSRNRFVGEEIGKGRNVAEVLSDMTMVAEGVATAKSVHQLAQKHRIEMPMAEEVYKVLFEDKNPRQATLDLMLRDTRGEGAH, encoded by the coding sequence ATGAAGATTACTGTTCTTGGTGCAGGCAGTTGGGGAACGACGCTTGCTCTTGTGTTGTACGACAACCATCACGACGTTAATCTTTGGACGTTCGATACTGAGCAAGCGGATCTTATCCGCGAAAAGCATGAGAACCTTCAGTTTCTTCCCGGTGTTATTCTTCCTTCTGAAATTAAAATTGTTACCGACATAGAAGCTTCGTGTCACGAACGCGATATGATTGTCGCGGCCGTGCCGTCTCAATTTCTTCGTTCTGTTCTCCAACGCATTGCTCATCTTGATTTACAGCATACGATTATCTGCAATGTCGCCAAGGGAATCGAGAACGGCTCGTTGATGACCATGTCCGAAGTTTTATTGGATGTGCTCATGCATGAACGCCGCGAGAATATAGCGATCCTTTCCGGACCCAGCCATGCGGAAGAAGTCAGCTTGAAAATACCGACAATGGTTGTGTCAGCTTCTTTTAAATTGAAGACAGCAAAGAGTGTACAGGAAGCGTTTGTGAATGACTACTTCCGCGTCTATGTCAACGAAGACATTCGTGGCGTTGAATTGGGCGGCGCTATAAAAAATGTCATTGCCATCGGCGCCGGCCTAAGTGATGGCGCTGGTTTTGGGGATAATACGAAGGCGGCAATTATGACGCGCGGCATCTATGAGATTACGCGGCTTGGCGCTAAAATGGGAGCGCAACCAATTACATTCGCAGGCCTTTCCGGCATGGGAGATTTGATAGTCACGTGTATGAGCCGGCACAGTCGTAACCGTTTTGTCGGCGAGGAAATTGGGAAAGGCAGAAACGTTGCTGAAGTCCTCAGCGACATGACGATGGTTGCAGAAGGCGTTGCGACGGCAAAATCTGTTCATCAACTTGCGCAAAAACATCGCATCGAAATGCCTATGGCGGAAGAAGTCTATAAAGTACTTTTTGAAGATAAAAATCCACGTCAGGCAACACTCGATCTAATGCTTCGTGATACACGCGGTGAAGGCGCACATTGA
- a CDS encoding DNA methyltransferase: MNDKYPGYYLHQIGPYIGKIRPSLARNLVLAYSEEGDWVWDPFCGSGTVALECRLLSRNVLASDTNPYACTLTRAKLHAPTSIQQGLRSLESLLPHFNMVDKKDRSIAPKWVKSFFNPQTLQESIILMELFKKHRMYFLAGCLLHILHHQRPGFLSYPASHLVPYLRDRAFPREEFPEMYYYRDPIPRLQAKIKRVLNNPPPQSNVSFKVIEQSVLKSDPPKRIIDAVITSPPYLNNLDYARDNRLRLWFLGISDHKTIKVNEIGRFSSFKDDILNSLNTIAQSLKIGGYCVLVLGDVREKNKVHDLPKIIINLVQEKIESLVIKEAWKDKIPSHKRARRNGRATRTETIVVFQRRKGIFDG, translated from the coding sequence TTGAACGATAAATATCCTGGATATTATCTTCATCAAATAGGGCCGTATATTGGGAAGATTCGCCCATCTCTAGCGCGTAATTTGGTTCTTGCATATTCGGAGGAAGGAGATTGGGTTTGGGATCCATTTTGTGGATCAGGAACCGTTGCTTTGGAATGTAGACTCCTTTCTCGAAATGTGTTGGCATCAGATACAAATCCATATGCTTGCACTCTTACTAGAGCAAAATTACATGCCCCAACATCAATTCAACAAGGGCTTAGGTCTTTAGAATCTCTCTTGCCGCATTTTAACATGGTTGATAAGAAAGATAGAAGCATTGCCCCAAAATGGGTAAAAAGCTTTTTTAATCCACAAACGCTACAAGAATCAATCATCTTAATGGAACTTTTCAAAAAACATCGGATGTATTTCCTCGCAGGATGTCTTCTTCACATACTTCATCATCAACGTCCAGGTTTTTTATCTTATCCTGCAAGCCATCTTGTTCCATATCTTCGGGATAGGGCATTTCCTCGTGAAGAATTCCCTGAAATGTATTATTATCGTGATCCAATTCCACGCTTACAAGCTAAAATAAAAAGGGTATTAAACAATCCTCCGCCACAAAGTAATGTGAGTTTCAAGGTAATCGAACAATCCGTACTTAAATCAGATCCACCAAAACGAATCATTGATGCTGTTATAACTAGTCCACCTTATCTAAATAACCTAGATTATGCAAGAGACAATCGCCTTCGGTTATGGTTCCTCGGGATTTCTGATCATAAAACGATTAAGGTCAATGAAATTGGTAGATTTTCATCTTTTAAAGATGATATTTTAAATTCCCTAAATACCATAGCACAATCATTGAAGATTGGAGGATATTGTGTTCTTGTCCTAGGTGATGTGCGAGAGAAAAACAAAGTACACGATTTACCAAAAATAATAATAAACCTCGTACAAGAAAAAATTGAATCCCTCGTGATAAAGGAAGCTTGGAAAGACAAAATACCATCTCACAAACGCGCTCGACGAAATGGCAGAGCTACGCGTACTGAAACTATCGTCGTATTTCAACGAAGAAAGGGAATATTCGATGGCTGA
- a CDS encoding LOG family protein, with amino-acid sequence MNKVITVFGSSRPIEGDEEYQLAYEVGKQLSLAGFTVCNGGFGGIMEASARGAKEAGGKTIGVTFNIKGRAANSWIDENIHVPALIDRMMKLVELGDAYVVLKGGTGTLLELAAVWEFINKGLLAEKPIVIIGDFWSGVVETLREELLWEGVGDCTKFIHCVSSPIECASFLKRQLTS; translated from the coding sequence ATGAACAAAGTAATAACGGTTTTTGGCAGCTCACGTCCTATAGAGGGCGATGAAGAATATCAATTAGCGTACGAAGTTGGAAAACAACTTTCACTTGCCGGTTTTACCGTATGCAATGGCGGTTTTGGCGGTATTATGGAAGCGTCAGCCCGTGGGGCGAAAGAGGCAGGTGGCAAGACCATTGGAGTTACTTTTAATATCAAAGGACGTGCGGCAAATTCATGGATTGATGAAAACATTCATGTCCCTGCGTTAATCGATCGGATGATGAAGCTTGTGGAACTTGGTGATGCATATGTTGTCTTGAAAGGTGGAACGGGGACATTGCTGGAACTTGCTGCCGTGTGGGAATTTATTAACAAAGGTCTCCTTGCCGAGAAACCGATTGTGATTATCGGGGACTTCTGGAGCGGAGTTGTGGAGACATTACGCGAAGAATTGTTGTGGGAAGGTGTCGGCGATTGCACAAAATTTATTCATTGCGTTTCATCGCCGATAGAATGCGCCTCATTTTTGAAACGACAGCTTACCTCGTAG
- a CDS encoding ATP-binding protein: MEKKVMKIILSIIFILVGIPLNYSTSFCQTSVRGLDPSIDISQYVLDVWTIENGLPHNTVDAIYQTREGYIWVGTFGGLALFDGVHFTVYDKGNTDGIKHNHISTFCEDVDGNLWIGTNGGGLNRYCNGVFESFTTANGLSSDFIRSLAVDKEKRLWVGTEGGGVTIIDFRSEQTRDWKYTHYTMKTGLSDDIIRTFCLGSDGSMWIGTGGGGLCRWNKGHFTTYTKHDGLADNTIFSLYQDTSGSLWIGTGNGLSRFRDNKFTNFTTRDGLSSNVIRSLVADAQHTLWIGTDGGGINRFRPESQAIQFSIYSVQQGLSNNFIRTMHYDREGSIWVGTRGGINRLSQGKFTNINTTNGLSDNFARSVLEDRDGNIWIGTNGGGLNMMRNGIIRQYTVKDGLSNNYIRSLFQDSQGIIWIGTDGGGLNRLDAQAPSGKQFTLYSSKQELDENFVRAICGDEKGLWIGTYGGGLVRFEDGKYTKFTTGNGLSNNFVFSLLKDNTGGLWIGTNGGGVNFYHDGSFKAYTTKDGLSSDFIFCIYEDSDGVLWIGTNGGGLNRYSVKDGKITQILKRHGLYDDVILEIVEDNLGNFWIGTDRGIFRVRKNDLNSFADGKVNKITCESYGRRDGMRSAECSGASQPAAWKLHDGRLFFPTLGGVVIINPADIRMNRLPPSLVIEQFIADEENIPIKEKMEISPGRQKFEIHYAGLSYVAPEKVQFRYRLEGFDKDWVSAGNRRSAYYTNIPPGKYVFRVIACNNDGIWNTAGASLQLRLKPFFYQTVSFYLVILLVIVVSVFVMHWMRVRYLRHKAEALSKLVDDRTKELQETKEQIEHVLEDTRQARDLLAESNKALALVNKDKTDLLNIVAHDLKNRLVTINSLASIIISNAAEQNIVKEKSDLIQISSGQTLELIKDLLDSAALETGIMELKKKPEDLTRIAEQVILHIKPQLDKKEQKLLVNFAPKGECIVEGDEHWLKEAIYNLLSNAHKFSPRGTDISVSVRVMDNEARFDVQDQGPGLTEIDKLNLFERFQRLSARPTNGETTSGLGLAIVKKCIVIHEGRVWAESELGKGSTFSFTLPLKKKI, translated from the coding sequence ATGGAAAAGAAGGTAATGAAAATTATCTTGAGTATAATTTTCATTCTTGTAGGAATCCCGCTCAACTACAGTACAAGCTTCTGCCAAACCAGTGTCCGCGGTCTTGATCCATCCATCGATATTTCTCAATACGTTTTAGATGTATGGACAATTGAAAATGGACTACCTCATAATACAGTCGATGCGATTTATCAGACACGCGAGGGATATATCTGGGTCGGTACATTTGGCGGGTTAGCACTTTTTGATGGCGTACATTTTACCGTCTACGATAAAGGAAACACAGACGGGATCAAGCATAATCATATTTCTACATTCTGCGAAGATGTCGATGGAAATCTTTGGATTGGTACGAATGGCGGCGGTTTAAACAGATATTGTAACGGTGTATTTGAAAGTTTTACGACTGCCAATGGACTTTCCAGCGATTTCATTCGGAGTTTAGCTGTTGATAAAGAGAAACGGCTTTGGGTAGGAACAGAAGGAGGGGGAGTAACGATTATCGATTTCCGTAGTGAACAAACGAGGGATTGGAAATACACTCACTATACAATGAAGACCGGACTCTCCGATGACATCATCCGAACGTTTTGTCTGGGGAGTGATGGTTCTATGTGGATAGGGACAGGCGGTGGAGGATTATGCAGATGGAATAAAGGACACTTCACAACGTATACCAAGCACGATGGACTTGCTGATAACACGATCTTCTCCTTGTACCAGGATACTTCCGGTTCATTATGGATTGGCACAGGCAATGGTTTGAGCCGATTCCGTGATAACAAATTTACAAACTTCACTACCCGAGATGGCCTCTCGAGTAATGTCATTCGCAGTCTTGTTGCAGATGCCCAACATACGCTCTGGATCGGAACTGATGGGGGAGGAATTAATAGGTTTCGGCCTGAGAGTCAAGCAATTCAATTTTCGATCTATTCTGTGCAGCAAGGATTATCGAATAATTTTATTCGAACAATGCATTATGACAGAGAGGGCAGTATTTGGGTCGGTACAAGAGGCGGTATCAATCGCCTCAGTCAGGGGAAGTTTACGAATATCAATACAACCAATGGCCTCTCCGATAACTTTGCACGTTCTGTTCTTGAGGATCGCGACGGAAATATTTGGATTGGTACAAATGGCGGCGGACTCAATATGATGAGAAATGGTATTATTCGTCAATATACTGTCAAAGACGGATTGTCAAATAATTATATTCGATCCTTATTTCAGGATTCTCAAGGAATTATCTGGATTGGTACTGATGGTGGTGGATTGAATCGATTAGACGCTCAAGCACCAAGCGGAAAACAATTCACGCTCTATTCATCGAAGCAAGAATTAGATGAAAATTTTGTACGCGCCATCTGCGGTGATGAAAAGGGATTGTGGATAGGAACATACGGAGGTGGATTGGTACGATTTGAAGACGGGAAGTATACAAAGTTTACCACAGGCAATGGCCTGTCGAACAATTTTGTTTTTTCTCTTCTCAAAGATAACACAGGAGGTCTCTGGATCGGTACCAATGGTGGTGGAGTAAACTTCTATCACGATGGTTCCTTCAAAGCGTATACCACGAAAGACGGCTTATCGAGCGACTTTATTTTTTGTATCTATGAGGATTCTGATGGCGTGTTGTGGATAGGAACAAATGGCGGTGGATTAAACCGGTATTCTGTGAAGGATGGTAAAATTACCCAAATTCTGAAACGGCATGGATTATATGATGATGTGATCCTCGAAATTGTAGAAGATAATCTTGGAAATTTTTGGATTGGCACCGATCGCGGAATTTTCCGTGTGAGGAAGAACGACTTAAACAGTTTTGCCGATGGCAAAGTGAATAAGATTACTTGCGAATCGTACGGACGTCGAGATGGAATGAGGAGTGCGGAATGCAGCGGGGCTTCCCAACCCGCAGCGTGGAAACTGCATGATGGCAGATTGTTTTTTCCTACGCTCGGTGGTGTTGTCATTATCAATCCTGCGGATATTCGTATGAACCGACTCCCACCATCGCTGGTGATTGAACAGTTTATCGCAGATGAAGAGAATATCCCTATAAAAGAGAAAATGGAAATCTCTCCGGGACGTCAGAAGTTTGAAATCCACTATGCAGGATTGAGCTATGTTGCACCAGAAAAAGTCCAGTTCCGATACAGATTGGAGGGATTTGATAAAGATTGGGTATCGGCCGGTAATCGTCGTAGCGCATACTATACAAATATTCCACCGGGGAAGTATGTTTTTCGGGTCATCGCCTGTAATAACGATGGTATATGGAATACGGCGGGTGCTTCACTCCAACTTCGTCTTAAACCGTTTTTTTACCAAACGGTTTCATTCTATCTGGTTATTCTACTCGTCATTGTAGTGTCTGTATTTGTGATGCATTGGATGCGCGTCCGATATTTGCGTCATAAAGCCGAAGCGTTAAGCAAACTTGTGGATGATCGAACAAAAGAATTACAGGAAACGAAAGAGCAGATTGAGCACGTTCTAGAAGATACCAGGCAAGCGAGAGATTTGCTTGCGGAATCCAACAAGGCTCTTGCACTAGTGAACAAAGATAAAACCGATTTATTAAATATTGTTGCACACGACCTCAAAAACCGGCTTGTCACAATCAATAGTCTGGCAAGCATCATTATCAGTAATGCGGCTGAGCAGAATATAGTGAAGGAAAAATCTGACCTCATTCAAATTTCTTCTGGCCAAACGTTAGAGCTCATCAAAGACCTTCTCGATTCGGCTGCTCTTGAAACCGGTATTATGGAATTGAAGAAGAAACCGGAGGATCTTACGCGTATCGCTGAACAGGTCATCCTGCACATCAAACCTCAACTCGATAAGAAAGAACAAAAACTTTTAGTGAATTTTGCTCCTAAGGGAGAGTGTATTGTCGAGGGGGATGAACATTGGTTGAAAGAAGCGATATATAATCTTCTGAGTAACGCTCACAAATTCTCACCTCGAGGGACTGATATTTCAGTATCTGTTCGAGTGATGGACAATGAAGCTCGGTTCGATGTTCAAGATCAGGGACCGGGTTTGACGGAAATTGATAAATTGAATTTATTCGAGCGATTTCAGCGCCTCTCTGCTCGTCCAACGAATGGAGAAACAACCTCAGGTCTTGGGCTCGCAATCGTTAAGAAATGCATTGTCATACACGAAGGTCGTGTCTGGGCGGAAAGTGAATTAGGAAAAGGGAGCACGTTCTCGTTTACGCTCCCCCTGAAGAAGAAAATTTAA
- a CDS encoding GDP-mannose 4,6-dehydratase — translation MKQKTALIIGIAGQDGSYLAEFLLSKNYHVVGLMLNSIVLSSSLIAHLSDKITIAYGDLLDMVSIMDTIRLYQPDEIYNLAAQSSPGDSWRLAIETAEITGVGAQRVYEAVRCVKPDCRIYQASSSEMFGTPTIVPQNEHTPFEPVNPYGAAKLYAHSMAQIYNKSYKLFISCGILFNHESPRRGIHFLTQKVAYGAACIKLGILNSPELNEQGEPIVKNGMIALGNLDAKRDWGFAGDYVEAMWMMLQHKTPETYVIGTGDVRTVRQLCEEAFGSVGLDWRKHIVVDPRFIRLTETGTTVADATKAKTELGWSPHTSFSDLVRMMVEHQMKQLKNQSN, via the coding sequence ATGAAACAAAAAACAGCGCTCATTATTGGCATTGCAGGACAAGATGGTTCTTATCTTGCCGAGTTCCTCCTTTCCAAGAATTACCATGTAGTTGGATTAATGCTCAATTCCATTGTCCTGTCAAGTTCACTCATTGCACACCTCTCCGATAAAATAACTATTGCCTATGGAGATTTGTTGGACATGGTTTCTATCATGGATACCATTCGCTTATACCAGCCCGATGAAATTTACAACCTTGCCGCTCAATCATCCCCCGGTGATTCATGGCGGCTTGCTATCGAAACAGCGGAAATAACTGGCGTTGGCGCTCAACGGGTATATGAAGCTGTTCGATGTGTAAAACCGGATTGCCGAATTTACCAAGCTTCTTCATCCGAAATGTTTGGCACGCCGACGATTGTGCCGCAGAATGAGCACACTCCGTTTGAGCCGGTTAATCCATACGGTGCTGCCAAGCTCTATGCGCATTCAATGGCGCAAATCTACAACAAGAGTTATAAACTTTTTATCTCATGCGGTATTCTCTTTAACCATGAAAGTCCGCGGCGCGGAATACATTTCCTCACACAAAAGGTGGCATACGGCGCGGCGTGCATCAAACTGGGAATTCTGAACTCTCCGGAGTTGAATGAACAAGGTGAACCTATTGTCAAAAACGGAATGATTGCGCTCGGTAACTTAGATGCAAAACGCGACTGGGGATTTGCCGGCGATTATGTGGAAGCAATGTGGATGATGTTACAGCACAAAACACCGGAGACGTATGTGATTGGCACAGGAGATGTAAGAACCGTACGGCAATTGTGCGAAGAAGCATTTGGAAGTGTCGGTTTGGATTGGCGGAAACATATTGTTGTTGATCCACGATTTATCCGGCTGACCGAAACCGGTACCACGGTCGCCGACGCAACAAAAGCAAAGACAGAATTGGGATGGTCGCCCCACACATCGTTTTCCGATCTCGTGAGGATGATGGTCGAACACCAGATGAAACAGCTAAAGAATCAGTCAAATTAA
- a CDS encoding MarC family protein, with translation MAYEFKIFILSFIPIFVAIDVLGLVPIFLSLTSNMKLPEKKKLITEATFTALAVSLVFLFGGRMIFNFLGITENDFRVGGGIVLLVLAVVDLTVTGEKSREPQTSVGVVPIGIPLIIGPAVLTTLLIVVDSYGYLAAVVGLLANLFLVWVIFRKSDYIIRVMGEAGSKAFAKVAALFMAAIAIMMIRIGLTAMIAAK, from the coding sequence ATGGCATACGAATTTAAAATATTTATCCTTTCATTTATCCCGATCTTTGTTGCAATTGATGTGCTTGGGTTGGTTCCTATTTTTCTTTCACTCACGAGTAATATGAAACTTCCCGAGAAAAAGAAATTGATCACCGAGGCGACATTTACTGCACTTGCTGTTTCTCTGGTGTTTCTTTTTGGTGGCAGAATGATTTTTAATTTTCTCGGAATCACAGAAAATGATTTTCGTGTCGGCGGTGGGATTGTCCTTTTGGTGCTTGCCGTTGTCGACCTTACCGTTACCGGTGAGAAAAGTCGGGAGCCCCAGACATCCGTCGGTGTCGTTCCTATTGGTATTCCGCTTATCATTGGCCCTGCCGTACTCACGACACTGCTGATTGTGGTAGATTCCTATGGATATCTTGCAGCTGTGGTTGGGCTGTTGGCGAATTTATTTCTTGTCTGGGTGATATTCCGGAAATCCGATTACATTATTCGTGTTATGGGAGAAGCAGGATCGAAGGCGTTTGCAAAAGTTGCCGCACTCTTTATGGCAGCAATCGCGATTATGATGATCCGTATTGGACTGACTGCTATGATTGCAGCGAAGTAA